A single region of the Salvelinus sp. IW2-2015 linkage group LG20, ASM291031v2, whole genome shotgun sequence genome encodes:
- the LOC111981613 gene encoding heat shock protein 30-like, with amino-acid sequence MLCFRVFQCSLSPLMDFYRPVCSLWPEVQPLLCQQYLLQRNMLEIKSSLELMEKHQQHIFEEMDHVPASVVIQAVSYTLEKEREGFALALETKDFSPEELSVKQVGRKLRVSGKTEKKQDDGEGSYSYRCQEFRQEFDLPDGVNPETVTCSLDHDGKLHIEAPKNPSSAEEVAERVVPINCSLDVKMPQFLSSQTEGSNTEGSTSGT; translated from the coding sequence ATGCTGTGCTTCCGAGTATTCCAGTGTTCCCTCAGCCCATTGATGGACTTCTACAGGCCTGTGTGCAGTCTTTGGCCAGAAGTCCAACCTCTTCTCTGCCAGCAGTATTTACTGCAGAGAAACATGCTGGAGATCAAGAGCAGTCTGGAGCTGATGGAGAAACATCAGCAGCACATATTTGAGGAGATGGACCATGTCCCAGCCTCTGTGGTCATCCAAGCAGTCTCCTACacactggagaaagagagagagggttttgCCCTGGCACTGGAGACTAAAGACTTCTCCCCAGAGGAGCTGTCTGTCAAGCAGGTGGGCAGGAAGCTGAGAGTCAGTGGGAAGACAGAGAAGAAGCAGGATGATGGGGAAGGCTCTTACTCTTACAGATGCCAGGAGTTCAGACAGGAATTTGATCTGCCTGATGGGGTGAATCCTGAGACTGTCACCTGCTCCCTGGATCATGATGGGAAGCTCCACATCGAGGCTCCAAAGAATCCATCATCTGCTGAGGAGGTGGCTGAGAGAGTGGTGCCGATCAACTGTAGCCTGGATGTGAAGATGCCACAATTCCTCAGCTCACAGACAGAGGGCAGCAACACAGAGGGCAGCACCTCAGGCACATAG